The Alnus glutinosa chromosome 1, dhAlnGlut1.1, whole genome shotgun sequence region ATGCCTTTTTCTCAAGCCCAAGTTCAACAATTGATGACTTTCATGCACAACATGCAGACCAACTCTTCATCCTCAGCTCTTCAAGCAGGTAGTCTTTCCAATACTACTTCTGACCACTTGATTCCATCTACTGAAGGTAAACCTTTTTCCTTTGTTCATAGTACTTCATTGATTTTAAACCATAAATACTCTGTTTTTTCTTCATGTCATACTTCTTTTTCACCTCAACCTCATACATGGATCATTGATACTGGAGCtactgatcatatgatcaaCTCCATTTCCCTTTTCACCTCTATCACAGCCACCATTTCCACCAAAGTCAAATTACCTAATGGTCAATTTGCTCTTGTTACCCACATCGGTACAGTTAAAATTTCAGCACACTTAACACTCACTAATGTTTTGTGTGTTCCTTCATTTTCCTTTAACCTTCTTTCAGTTAGCAAGCTTGTTCAAACCttcaatttttgtttcattttctttgctAACTACTGCTTCATACAGAATCTAACATCATGGAtgacgattggagtgggtagaGAGGCAAATGGACTGTTTTACTTGCTGGAAGAACCtgttttatcttcaacagcTATGACTTCATTTTCTAATCCtgtacctttttctttttctgcaaaTGTTAAGTCTGTTTCTACAGACCTTTGGCATTATAGGTTGGGACATTTATCCCATTCTAGACTTCAGTTTTTACATTCCAATAatccacatatttcatgtgatTTGCTGGACAATCCTTGTACAATTTGCCCTTTGGCTCGTCAAAAACGTTTATCTTTTCCTCACAGTGTTACTTGTTCTTTATCTCCTTTTGATTTAATACATTGTGATATTTGGGGTCCCTTCTCTGTTGGTTCTAGGAATGATCATCATTATTTTCTAACTATAGTCGATGATTATAGTAGATTCACATGGATTCATTTACTTAAATCCAAAGATCAGACCCGAACTTTCATTCaatctttttttcactttgttgAAACTCAATTTAATTCTAGAATCAAAGTCCTTCGTTCGGATAATGGTCCAGAATTTAACATGAGTGATTTCTATTCTCTCAAAGGGGTTCTACATCAACTTAGTTGTGTAGAATCTCCCCAACAAAATGCTGTAGTTGAAAGAAAACACCAACACCTTCTAAATGTGGCTCGTTCTCTTCGATTTCAAGCTCATCTTCCTCTCAAGTTTTGGGGAGATTGCATTTTAACTGCTGCATACCTTATCAATCGCATTCCTTCACCCAATCTATCAAACACTTCTCCTTATGAGTTGGTTTATGCTAAACCTCCTACATATGATCATCTTAAAGTGTTTGGGTGTCTATGTTATGCATCTACTCTTTCTAGAAATCGACATAAATTTGATCCTAGAGCCAAACCTTGTGTGTTTCTTGGATATCCTTTTCAGCAAAAAGGTTACAAGTTGTTGGATATTCATAATCATTCTGTTTTTATCTCTAGAGATGTAATCTTTCATGAGTCCATCTTTCCTTTTGCTGTTGGTTTACTACATTCATCTTCTGATGGTCTTTTCTTACCCTCTAATTCTCATTTTGTTTTACCACATCCTGTTTCTGATCTTTCAGAAAATCATTCTGATTTTCCTTTCCATTCTACACCTCAAATACCTTTAGAATCTCCCATCCAAACACAATCAGAATCTTCACCATCATATTCTGCGATTCAATCATCACATCCACCTAATTCTGAACCTCATTATTCTATTTCATTATCTGCATCTGATTCAGTTCCTGATTTAGTCCCCAATCCTATTTCTTCATCTCTTCCCCGAAGATCATCTCGTGTTAAACAAAAACCAGGTTACTTACAGCAGTACCATTGTCAACTTGCTTCTCATCATGCTTCATCTTCGGATTCCATGCATTCTGTTTCAGGTAATTTGTATTccctttcttcctctctttgttACTATAAATTGTCTCCTTCATATAAAACCTACTGTTTGCAAGTTTCCTCCACCTATGAACCTCAATTCTTTCACCAAGCCAACAAATTTCAGCATTGGCGTGATGCCATGAATGCTGAAATTGCTGCCCTTGAAGATAACCACACTTGGGTTATAACAGATTTGCCTTCCAATAAAGTTCCAATtggatgcaaatgggtttatAAGGTGAAACTTCAGGCAGATGGGTCTATTGAACGTTATAAAGCCCGCTTAGTTGCTAAAGGTTACACACAATGTGAGGGCTTAGACTATTATGAGACTTTTTCCCCGGTTGCTAAACTCACAACAGTGAGATGTCTACTTGCTCTTGCTGCTGCCCAAGGCTGGTTTTTACATCAACTTGATGTTAATAACGCATTTCTTCATGGGGAACTTAATGAGGAAGTTTATATGAAGTTACCACCGGGATACACTCTTAAGGGGGAGAATAAAGTGTGTAAGCTCACCAAGTCTTTGTATGGCCTTAAGCAGGCTTCACGACAATGGTTTGCCAAATTTTCATCTACATTGATCTCCCATGGTTTTATTCAATCCAAGTCAGATTATTCCTTGTTTACTCGATCACAAGGAACAAGCTTTATTGCTCTTCTTgtctatgtggatgacattGTTTTAGCTAGTAACAATGTTGATGCTATTACTCAACTGATTCAGTTTTTGAACAACCGGTTTAAGCTCAAGGATCTtggtaatttaaaattttttcttggtttggaaATTGCTCGCACTTCTAAGGGTATTTCTCTATGTCAAAGAAAATACACCTTAGAAATCTTGGAGGACAGTGGTATGCTTGCTGCCAAGCCTTCCAAGTTTCCtatggaaacaaatttgaaGTTATCTCGGCATAGTGGTGATTCCATTGCAGATCCTGCTAGTTATAGAAGACTTGTTGGAAGACTTCTTTATCTCACTATTACTCGCCCGGATATCTCTTATTCAGTGCAGATTTTGAGCCAATTTATGGATACACCTCGGCAGCCTCATATGGATGCAGCCACTCGTGTTCTTAAATATCTGAAATCTTCTCCTGGCCAAGGTCTCTTTTATCCCTCTACTTCAGTTTCACATCTTAAAGCTTTTTGTGATTCTGATTGGGCTGGATGCCCCGACACAAGACGCTCTATTACTGGTTTTTGTGTCTTCTTGGGGGATTCTTTGATTTCATGGAAGTCAAAGAAACAACACACTGTTTCTCGTTCATCTGCAGAGGCTGAGTATCGGTCCATGGCTGCCACTACTTGTGAGATCACTTGGCTACTGCACTTGCTTCATGATCTTCAGTCTCCTCATCCACAGCCAgctttgttgttttgtgatAGCCAAGCAGCCATCCACATTGCTGCCAATCCAGTTTTCCATGAGAGGACCAAACACATCGAGCTAGATTGTCATTTGGTCCGTGATAAGATTCAAGAAAATGTTATCCGCACACTTCATGTGAAGTCTCTTCATCAACTTGCTGATTTGTTTACTAAAGCTCTCGGTTCCAATCTTTTTCACCATTTATTGTCCAAGATGAACATCATTAATATATTTACTGATGCTTCTTCTTGAGGGGGAGTTTTAGTGTTACTGTATAAACCAGACTGGTATGTTAGTTACATACCAGCTGGCAAGTGAGTTTATTTAGTTAGCAAGTTAGTTTCAGTTTACTATAGTTAAGAGTTAACTGATTCAGTTCTGTAGTTAACtcttaatgtatatatatacttagtctTGTAAACAGTTTTAATTCATTCAATACAAGGGAAATCATTCTACTTTCGCagctcttcttttctctcttctctattcTGTTTTCCATAGTTATTCCTCATCTTCCATATTTGACAGGATGCATCACAGGTGTTCTTGAATCGATGGATGGGATTGATTCATACAAGTGCTGTGCTGTCCAGGCATGGGTAGCAAGAAGAGATGGAGATAAGGGAGCTGCACCTGGTCCTCCATGGAAGCTTCTCAAAAATCTGCATCTTGTCTCCAAGTAAGTACTTAGTTCATTTCTAACTAAAATGCAATTTGACTCATAATCAAGTCCCAGCTTAATGACTAAGGTGGGATCCAACGGTGCTTGCATGGGGTGGAAAGTTGATGGACTGGGCTGGTTTTTTAAGGTGTAGAATTAAAATGGATGCGGGCCGGGCTGAATTCAAAACAATGGACCCATTAATTATATAActgaattttcgtcctattcaaaagtataatttttcgCAGGTGTTTTCGGGTACTAAAttgagtccaaaaattatgaaatttggagggcaGCTAGAGCACTTCGAGACGAGTGTTTtagcttttgaatcgaccaaagcggagttcgtttgaccttgTCTCCGTTATTCTGAAGTTTAAggtctatttgaatttttatcaaattaaaactataaatgttttttaaatgaatatttattttcataaatactcatatttattcttttacattattattaggtcataaatcatattttaagatattttattcgatatcttaaaatacggggtattacacacCACATggctaaatgcatttttaaaaaaataaaaaataaaataaaatctgtttatgttctttctctctttcttcttcttcttcttttttgaatttttttttctccaatatCGATCGTATACGATATACGTATACGTACGTATATCACTATATCTCACTAGATCTCTGGTGAGGGTCGGCGTGTTCGGCGAGATTCGCACCCGATCTTAGGGTCCAACTCGTCATCGAGATCCAGCGGGATTCGGAGCGGATTTTCGTTCCCTGACAACGAAAAACAATAACCGGCATAGGGattaaactcaaaaaatcaaTAACCGGCATAGagattcaacccaaaaaaacaataacaaacaaaaacaatttctgTTCCCCTTCCTCCCTCATGAAATTCAACCCAGAATTAACATCCGGCCAACATAGAGTTCCAAGAGAGttcaaaaaggaagaaaatgtggaAGATCGGACCCGATCTTCCATGGGTCGTCGGTGAGATCGGGTTTGGAGTGGAGCTTGACACCTAAATCTCTGTCACCGACGACGCAAGCGAGCTTCTCCGGGTGGTGGCGACCAAGTCGTGCAACCGGTGGGTGAGTCGTCatcttttgaaagaaaaaaaaaacacacacacacacaaagaaaagagagtgagatagagagagacgaggaagaagaagaaagagttgaaagagagtttttttttttttttttttttttttttttttaattcaatattgagagaaagagaaagagaaagagagatatgtaagaaaaaataaaggcaaCATGTGGTCATACTCGTTcacgttgagagagagagagttgagaggcATGGCACgactttttaaaaagtaaaaaaaaaaattataagttataaaaaaacaaaaggaaagaaacctcaattttgaattttaagagAACTCCTGCTCGCGTCCCTTTCCTCCAAATAACAAATGGCAACATGGCCAATAAAAcacatgattaaaattttaaatcttaaaaataaataaataaaaaaaaaaatttcaattcctaaaaaaaaaaaaaaaaattagaaaaaatatgaatattttagccatgtgACTTATTTGCCACGTGGCTGATTGGCTATGTGGCAataagccacatggctaattggcgacgtgGCCAATAAAACACGtgaataaaatttcaaatctttgaagaaaaaaaaaatttgaaaaaattcaattcctgaaaaaaaaaaatagaaaaaatataaatattttagccgtGTGGCTTAtttgccacgtggctaattggcgatATGGCAATAGGCCACATGGATAATTGGCGACATGGATAAATACACATGGCTAATTACCTACATAAAAGATTTTGCTACGTGGTGTATTATCCCTGTGGCAAAATAATGACGTTGGTAATCTACCACATTGCAAAATCACCACGTGGCTATAGTACTGGTTATTGTGGCCACGTGGCGAAAtgacaaattttttgtagtgagtgttgtataaaaaaagaaacactttagttaaaactcttttttttgttttttttgttaagaatgTCATTTTTATTCCTCTGAATATTTTCTGAGTTTATAAATTTATGTAAAGAATGTTATTTTGGTTAAAATTTCTTCTCAGTTGGAGGCTTTCTTTGATGCCAATTGGGATGGATGCCCAGACAATCGACGCTCTACATGAGCTTATGGTGTCTTTTTGGGTTCGAATATAATTGCGTGAAACTCTTAAAAACAATCAATCGTGTCTCGATCAGGTATATATAGAGGTAGAATATAAATCCATTGAGCTTACTGCTGCGGAATTACTGTGGATTTAATCATTGCTTCATGATCTTGGTGTAGTTCTTTCTTCTCCATCGAAATTGTGGATTGATAATATTGGTGCAACCTATCTTTCTGTCAATCTTATTTTTCAGGCAAGGTTAAGGATGTGGAAATTAATTTCCACTTTGATCGAGATAGAGTTGCTGCGCCAAATCGCTTGAAGTGTTTCTTATTACAAGTAAAGATCAAATGGGCTTACCAAGtctattctttctttcaacacattttcaacaattttgttcCAAGCTAAACGTGAGGTCTCTCCTGTTGACATTGCGGGGGATGTTGAAGCTCAAGATCATTCTTATATATCCTAATTCAAATGTCAAATATTGTTGATCCTCATTTGAACTCAAATGtaggctccgtttgttttggtatAATATGTTTTCGAtcgaaaaatgtttttagacaaattatttttagaaaatattttctgctgaaaatatttttcgttgtTGTTTGACGCGTacgaaaaatcataaatatttttatttttatttttatttaattatattaatctataaaaatcaatttttactcACAACATCaagatattaatataaaataattttttaaaaaattaacctaataatttgagttccGACAGTAGTCTAGCACAAGCCAACAGTAGTCAGAGGGTGGATCAGTGGTGGTATGGCGTTGCTCGGAGGGAGCTCGGTGGTGGTGGCTCAACAGTGGTTCATGGTGGCTTGGTTGTGGTCCAGCGGTGGCCCGATGGTGGTCCGATAGTTGCCCGGTGCTAGCTTAGTGGTGGTCTAAACTCAAactcagaaaacgatttacgaaatttaaaaatagaaatcattttccgaaattaaataagttttttttggtcaaaccaaaaatatttttagtcacaccaaataccaaaaaatacaaagaaaaaaaatattttctaaaaatattttatgttgaaacaaTCGAAACCGTAAAGTGATTAGATAATACGAGATACCGTACAGTAGTTCAAATGTAATGTTTATCTACTGTAACAAACATATGtactacttatatatatatatatatatatatatatatatatatatatatatatataagtgaattGAAATCCATGTAAAACGACTGAACAAGTGAGGAAATACAATCATAATtgaattttgtgttattttatgcaTAACGAAGACGACCTCCAATTCAAACATGAATACTTGAAGTATTAATATTTGCATACATTCCATATATAACATTCATGGGCATCAGATAGACTTCAAACACAATCAAGACGCCCTTTATTTTAGTATATATTACACACGCAGCAAATTCATGACCATAGTACTAGTGATCTTGCATTACAAACTTATCACGGACAACATTATTTAGTACATAGAGGGAGGTTGCCGTCTAATGCGGACCGTTCATATAGCTTCGTCAATGTGGCAACACTTGAAGTTGACACGGGTCTCCATAATGCGGGCACAATGAGGGCATTTCATATGCTTTGGGATACTTCCGGAAGTGAATGGGATGTCAACGTGACAGCAGGGGCGATTAACCCCTTCATCATGACTCTCCTCATCATACTTTTTCAAACAACCTATAAAGCCAATCTTCTGCAGTACTTTACCCTTCCAGTTTTGAAACTCTCCCAAGAACTTCAGAATGATTTCCCCATGACAAATGACCTCCACTTTAGACAGGTTGCTCACTATAACCCATTCACTCTCATTCCTAAAGGAAAGCaacttttggattttttgcATCTCAGGGTCCTGATTGGTGTCTTTGTAAATCTTGGAGAAGAAAAggctttctatttttttccaaaaatgcCCTAGGCTCTCGTGGTCATCATTCTCTTTGCTGTCTTTTCCTATGCAAAACGACTCTATGGAAATCCTAGCTTCCTTTATAACGGGATCATTCTTCAGGGCAGCTGCTTTCTCTTCAAATTGTCGGATCCAGGACTCTTTTTCCTTTCCTCCGTAGAAGAAAATGTGCTTGTCCTTATCATTCATCTGATTGTACAAGATATGTCAAACCACAAATTTCTTTTGAATTCacattatatatgaattttgcAATGAGAAAGTCCATGCATGTAAatacatttaaattttttaaaataacctTACCGAGTCCTGCAAATTTGGATAAATTCCAACCATTATATCCCCTATCCAATTCGGTTCCTTCACCAAAAGTTCTTCAGCCGCTTTAGTGAAAGGGAGAGCCCTCATTCCCCACACCCAAATCATGTGGAGTGCATTAAGGTGCTCCACCTTCCCTTGTGGGTTCATCACCACCAGGATAGGCTTATTCTCGAATTTCCactttttcttaataaaacTTATGCCTCCTGCTGGTGCAGAGTACCGCAGTGTGTACCACACCATCTGAGACTGCAGCCCCTCAAACTTCTTTTGCAGGTCATCGGTCCATTGCTCCACAATTGGGATCCAAATAATTTTGTACTGATCATCCTTCCTTATTCCATCATTGATTGGCTTTAGAATCGAGATATCAACAGTAGAGATGTCTAGGCCCGAAAAGAACAATAGAACATTCTTCTTTTCCAGCAAGTCGATGCTAACCTGTTAGGGAAACACGATTATCAAAATTAAGTATCAAATAGATTTTTCTTGATGTATCAATTGCGCATAATTTAGATGAAGTAGCATAATATTCAATAATTTTCATGCAAGTGTGGGGTACGTGTAACCATGATTAcactcaattatatataagtacATTGATGAATGCAAAAGTTTCAAACAAGCTTGAAAAGGAGAAGAGCTGACCAATTTGTGTTGTCTTAATTGACCATTACTGatgcaattttattttgtgCAAATTTCAGAAAGCTTTTTTAAAAGGTACGCTATAAGAGCTAACCCATTCTTGAGTAGAACCATCAAAAAGCTGCTGCACATTATGCTCGGCGAAAATCAGGGCCTTTAAAACCTTCATGATGAGGGTAGCTTTTCCAATGGTGTCCTTGAGTCTCCTATAAGCTTGTACTTCCTCTGCGGTAAACAAGAAATAATTTGTCAGTGTTGTTGCctattttttaagtcattataTTGCATATGTGCTCCTCATGAATAAAATTCGATCGCCAGAGGCTAACTTGTTTGTTGATTGATAAGATTTATCTGCTTCGTTAGACTGTCTAGGGTGAGTTTGATTTTATCATCAAAGGGCGATAACACCTGTGTCGTGTCCCTGAAGTCATGAAACCATGGGCATTTTCATTAGATACAGCGGTGAATTCTACTCAATAAATGCATCCCAAAATACAGAGATAGCACAGGTCAAAGACATGCAAGAACTTACTCATCGCTAGTCAGACAGCACATCTGAGTCGTGCAAGCTACAATAGTTATGATAGCCCAATAGACATCCACTGGGAGATGGCCCATGGCAATTGATGCTGTTACATTCTGTGTATAATCGATAGATAGCTTCCCCAACTCAAAGATGGAGTTGATGACTTCCATTGTGGCCTTAATCAGGTTGTTAAGTTCAACAATCTCTTTTCTGTAGTTGCGAATTAGACTTGGACGCTTTAAGATGGCTGGTACTCGTTTTAGTATTCCCACTGATGAGGCAAGTTGGTTGGATGAGAAAAGTTGGGCAAGGAGCCAGAAATCCCCGTACTCAATAGAAAAAGCAGCTAGTGTCAGCGCAGCCTTGGCATGCCATGAATAGCTTTTGAGTTTGTTAAGTATTGACATTGTTGTTTCCTCAGCAGTTTGTTCACCCGGTGTCTTGCATGCCATCTAACATTGCACATATATTTGTTATTATGGAAAATGCAAATACAACTATAAAATGTTGATCACATTCATATTATTCCTTGTATGCCAAAAacagtgggaaaaaaaaaaaaaagaaaagaaaatggatgcGGTCGTGCAATTAAGATcgattttttttgggagggtgcactacaaaaatcacaacAATTGGACGTGTGTCTATAGTACcgattactgtagacacgcgtccaattagacacgtgtatcttaatacacgtgtctaattgtaccgtgtccacaattggacacgcgtattaaatacgcgtgtcaaaatgttatttttttctaaatataatttttttaattaaatagaatttcaacaattagacacgcgtatttaatacgcgtgtccaattggacgcgtgtatttaatacgcgtgtccaattggacacgtgtattaaatacacgtgtcaaactgtcatttttttttccaaatataattttttttttaattaaatagaatttcaacaattggacacgcatatttaatacacgtgtccaattggacgcgtgtatttaatacgcgtgtccaattggacacgtgtattaaatacacgtgtcaaactgttatttttttccaaatataatttttttaaaattaaatagaatttaaacaattggacacgcatatttaatacacgtgtcaaactgttattttttttcaaatataattttttttaattaaatagaattttaacaattagggacgtgtatttaaatacacgtcccagattgggcacgtgtactgagtacacgtgcccaattgtttGGTTTCTCCCGGTTATATGTGTTTTTTCCcgcttatatatatgtgtgtgtatatatatatatatgtatatataatttttaaaattcaaataatataataatataataatagattaaatatatatatatatatatatatatatatatatatatacacagatCGGAAATGGGTTTCAGAAACCCATTTCCGAtctgaattctctctctctctctctccctctctctctctccctctccgtcacagccgcgcCGGCCAGCGTTCAGCCACCGCgcatccgcccttcccgccggtgagccgccctctctccacctctctctgctcggtacagtgttctcggtctctctctctctacctctctctctctctctctctctccctctccgtcacagccgcagcGGCCAGTttccggccaccgcgcatccgcccttcccgccggtgagccgccctctctccacctctctctgctcggtacagtgttctcggtctctctctctatcgctctcttcctctctatctctttctctctctcttcctctctatctctttctctctctctctctacccctctctctctctctctctctctctctgtatctctccctatctctctctacctctctctcagtatctctatgtctctctctctactctctctgcctccctctctctctctggatctctacgtctctctctctctaataatgtaccgtttgttttttttgtatttttgtggtcgaaaataataaaatttggaaaaaaaaaaacaaaaatttattaacccaaataaatttaaataaacaataacaaaattaaattgaaaaaaaatcccaaatttaagttttaaaaattcaatatggattttttttttaaaaaaaaaaacgttttgacacgaatattgcaaatacacgtgtcaaacggtttgacacgtgtatttgcaatacacgtgtcaaaacggtttgacacgtgtatttaaatacacgtgtcaaatttgacacgtgtatttcaatacacgtgtcaaaatgtgcaattagagtcttgcacatctgacacgcgtaagacgcgtgtcaaaatacTCATggcaaacattttgacacgtgtacagtgccgtacacgtgtcaaaatgcacgtggcaatttgacaaaatttttgTAGCGGTGGGAAAtgctattttttgttattaCCTCAAAAGAAAGTTGCTTGAGTGTGCACAGCGCGGGGGGGCTGAAGCTGGGCGCCTTTTCCTCCAAGTTCTCATCGTGTGGCTGAGAGCCCTATAATAAGTGACGAAAaattatgtctttttttttcctcctggCTCAATTTacactaaaaataatttcacCCCATCTAGTTGTTCTCTTCCAGAATAAAACGTGTTAAATCTGAATTGAAGGCTCGTCATCTCTTTGCCATTTTCAAGAGGACAAGGCTGGGGGAGGTTTTTGTACTCATGAGTCATAATCTAGAAAGTGTTACGACAATAGTGAATCCCAAAAAAACTaggacaacaaaaaaaaaaaaaaaacaaaacaaaacaaaacaaaagaaagggaaaatcgCGTAATGatagaaacatatatatacctGCACCATATTGTCAACAATATGGGTGGCTCGCTTAAGAATGTTTTGTGCTACTATGAAAAGAGAGTCTGGATCAAACGTTTCGTCAGCATGGTCATCATGAGTTGCATGAATTTTGTTCATGATCTGGTCGTCCGACATGGTTAACACGCTCAGCTCACCCTTAGCAGCTTGCTGTGCGTTCTCAGAATTGGCAGCCATGGGGTTGTACGTACGTGTATTATAAAGCGCGAGAGGCTAGTTGGCTTGTGCTGCTGCAATAGGTAGGCTGGCCTATTTATAGCCATCAGAACCGCTATGCTTATCCAATTTCACCACCTAAGTGGGGGTCCCAGCTGCAGAATGCGCGTGTGTTGAAACATACGTCGTATATCAGCTTATTGGAGAGTACTTTACTTTAGCTATAATTAAAAGTGGAGTGTTAGACCTCCTTTTAagtaatttgttaatatttttaaaaaagaaaaaaaaagaaaaaagagtaattTGTTAATATTCATTTGGAAGGATATaagtataataaaaaattaaaaaaaagaaaaaaaaaatcaaaacaaagaaaaaaaaaaaaaaaaaaaaaaaaggggagcaTTTAGCACCTTTAATTTAAGTAGATGGGTTTGGTCGGTTTGTTCACGTGttacacgtttttttttttttttttttttttttttttttttttttatatatatatatatataaatttgtaaGGGTGAAAAATATCACAGATTTTGTACATGTGGCACGTTCTTATGCCTTGCTTGTGAAAACATTAAATTGATGTGTAGGATTATAGGTAAAGTGGGTAATAAAATATTGGGGACATTTGTTCCCACGGGTATCCTGCTGAATTTGGatctctccatttgaaatgaaaatgaaaatctttatttatgttc contains the following coding sequences:
- the LOC133858772 gene encoding protein SIEVE ELEMENT OCCLUSION B-like yields the protein MAANSENAQQAAKGELSVLTMSDDQIMNKIHATHDDHADETFDPDSLFIVAQNILKRATHIVDNMVQGSQPHDENLEEKAPSFSPPALCTLKQLSFEMACKTPGEQTAEETTMSILNKLKSYSWHAKAALTLAAFSIEYGDFWLLAQLFSSNQLASSVGILKRVPAILKRPSLIRNYRKEIVELNNLIKATMEVINSIFELGKLSIDYTQNVTASIAMGHLPVDVYWAIITIVACTTQMCCLTSDEDTTQVLSPFDDKIKLTLDSLTKQINLINQQTKEVQAYRRLKDTIGKATLIMKVLKALIFAEHNVQQLFDGSTQEWVSIDLLEKKNVLLFFSGLDISTVDISILKPINDGIRKDDQYKIIWIPIVEQWTDDLQKKFEGLQSQMVWYTLRYSAPAGGISFIKKKWKFENKPILVVMNPQGKVEHLNALHMIWVWGMRALPFTKAAEELLVKEPNWIGDIMVGIYPNLQDSMNDKDKHIFFYGGKEKESWIRQFEEKAAALKNDPVIKEARISIESFCIGKDSKENDDHESLGHFWKKIESLFFSKIYKDTNQDPEMQKIQKLLSFRNESEWVIVSNLSKVEVICHGEIILKFLGEFQNWKGKVLQKIGFIGCLKKYDEESHDEGVNRPCCHVDIPFTSGSIPKHMKCPHCARIMETRVNFKCCHIDEAI